DNA from Thermodesulfobacteriota bacterium:
CCAGGATGCGGTTGGCATCCAGCCCGTAAAACGACACACTGGAGGTGTTGGGCAGGCGCAGGTCCGGATGGCCGTTAAAACGAATTTCAACGAGACCGGCACGCAAAGCGGATTCAAGCCGGTCGCGCATGGTTTTCAAATGAGCGCCATGTTCTTCCAGGCCGGCGGCGGCCAGCTCGCAGGCCTTTCCCAGGCCCACGATTCCCGGCACGTTTTCCGTGCCCGCCCGGATTCCCCGTTCCTGCCCGGCGCCGTGGCAGAAGATTTGCGGCTCGATGCCGCGGCGGATATACAGGGCGCCGATCCCTTTGGGCGCGTAGAGTTTATGCCCGGCGACGGTCAGCAGATCCACTCCCAGCTCGTCTACACCGGCGCGGATTTTCCCCAGGGATTGGGCCGCGTCGGTATGCATGAGGATGCCGGCCTTTTTCGCCAGGACCGCTATTTCCTCCACCGGCTGGATGGTGCCCACCTCGTTGTTGGCGTGCATGATGGAAATCAGAATGGTTTCCGCCCGGATGGCGGCGGCCGCGTCAGCCGGATTGACCCGGCCGGTTTCATCCACGGGCAGGCGGGTGACGGTGAAACCGTGCCGCTCCATGAAGCGGCAGACCTCCAGGATGGC
Protein-coding regions in this window:
- a CDS encoding cysteine desulfurase family protein, with product MIRPIYLDYNGTTPHDPEVVAAMRVYLETEFGNPSSSHWYGIKPREAVTEARRQVAGLLGCAPDEVIFTSGGTESNNQAVKSMAGARRNRGNHIITSAVEHPAILEVCRFMERHGFTVTRLPVDETGRVNPADAAAAIRAETILISIMHANNEVGTIQPVEEIAVLAKKAGILMHTDAAQSLGKIRAGVDELGVDLLTVAGHKLYAPKGIGALYIRRGIEPQIFCHGAGQERGIRAGTENVPGIVGLGKACELAAAGLEEHGAHLKTMRDRLESALRAGLVEIRFNGHPDLRLPNTSSVSFYGLDANRILEEIGLEVAASAGAACHSDHVEISHVLTAMGVPEAWARGTLRFSSGRMTTAGQIDRAAEVIIAAVKKLRKEGAHAGTAGS